A region of Chryseobacterium sp. 7 DNA encodes the following proteins:
- a CDS encoding IS5 family transposase: MLGKNPEKLPELFRPMLVDFIDEKHELVLLSEKIDWNYFEKEFSPLYSKVGNPSHPIRFMVGCLLLKHLYNLGDETLASAWIMNPYMQYFCGRVFFEHEFPCDPSNFVHFRKRIGENGIEKIFAYSVRMHDAKVNTSHFVLSDTTVQENNTTFPTDAKLCKKVIDYCNKIAEKEGLKQRQRYTKVSKRLVRNTYNGKHPKRAKMARKSQRQLKTIAMRLIRELERNFTAEQKEFYKNTLTLYAKAVTQKRNDTDKIYSIHKPFTRCIAKGKAHKQYEFGNKVGLITTSGKGKKIILGIKAFLQTPYDGHTIEPLLEQMENSGQQLPKELVYDRGGRGKSEIKGVKISIPSTPRKTDTAYQKQIKRKKFRTRAAIEPIIGHLKTDFRLAQNYFMGEMGPQINALLSATAWNMKKMMEILKKELSLFFYQIQIILFSNSMFKNKLENSIS; this comes from the coding sequence ATGTTGGGAAAAAATCCAGAAAAACTGCCAGAATTATTTCGCCCGATGTTGGTGGATTTTATTGATGAGAAGCACGAACTTGTATTGCTTTCAGAAAAAATTGATTGGAATTATTTCGAGAAAGAATTTTCTCCATTGTATTCTAAAGTAGGCAATCCAAGTCATCCGATTCGGTTTATGGTGGGCTGCCTTCTTTTGAAGCACCTGTACAATTTGGGCGATGAAACCCTTGCCTCAGCGTGGATTATGAATCCTTACATGCAGTATTTTTGCGGAAGAGTTTTCTTTGAACATGAATTCCCGTGTGACCCAAGTAATTTTGTGCATTTCCGAAAAAGAATTGGCGAAAACGGTATTGAAAAAATCTTTGCCTACAGTGTAAGGATGCATGATGCAAAGGTCAATACTTCACATTTTGTTTTGTCAGATACCACGGTTCAAGAGAATAACACTACTTTTCCTACGGATGCGAAATTGTGTAAAAAAGTAATTGATTATTGCAACAAAATAGCCGAAAAAGAAGGCCTAAAGCAGAGACAGCGCTACACGAAAGTCAGCAAACGACTGGTTCGCAACACCTACAACGGCAAACATCCTAAGCGAGCTAAAATGGCAAGAAAGTCACAAAGACAATTAAAAACCATCGCCATGAGGCTGATACGAGAACTGGAACGCAATTTTACGGCAGAACAGAAAGAGTTTTACAAAAATACACTGACACTTTACGCCAAAGCGGTTACTCAAAAAAGAAACGATACCGATAAAATTTACAGCATTCACAAACCATTTACCCGATGTATTGCGAAAGGAAAAGCTCATAAACAGTATGAATTTGGAAATAAGGTGGGCTTGATAACGACCTCGGGCAAAGGCAAAAAAATCATTCTTGGGATTAAGGCATTTTTACAAACACCATACGATGGTCACACCATTGAGCCGCTTCTGGAGCAAATGGAAAACAGTGGTCAGCAACTTCCAAAAGAACTCGTTTACGATCGAGGTGGCAGAGGAAAATCGGAGATCAAAGGCGTAAAAATCTCTATTCCAAGCACTCCAAGAAAAACAGACACCGCTTATCAAAAACAAATAAAACGCAAGAAATTCAGAACTAGAGCAGCGATCGAACCTATCATCGGACACTTAAAGACGGATTTTAGGCTGGCTCAAAATTATTTCATGGGAGAAATGGGGCCACAAATCAATGCATTATTATCAGCAACCGCCTGGAATATGAAGAAAATGATGGAAATACTGAAAAAAGAATTGAGTTTATTTTTTTATCAAATACAAATTATCCTATT
- a CDS encoding IS982 family transposase encodes MIDNDLTKICLMICFDKITDIFCIVDEFCEDFEKFSEPFLLGNKPKKKPRMSTSEVITITLLFHLSGFRTFKHFYIYYVQKHMTQDFPQTVSYNRFVELMQSALMPMTLFAKTCCLGTCTGISFVDSTPIRVCKNKRIKRNKVFKDIATTGKSTMGWFHGFKLHIIINDKGELLSFCVTQANVDDREPLKNESFLQSIFGKLLGDKGYISEKLTQLLFVDGIQLITSWKKHLFYFSTNL; translated from the coding sequence ATGATAGATAATGATTTAACTAAAATTTGCCTTATGATTTGTTTTGATAAAATTACGGATATTTTTTGTATTGTTGATGAGTTTTGTGAAGATTTTGAAAAATTTTCAGAACCTTTCCTCCTTGGAAACAAACCAAAAAAGAAACCCAGAATGAGCACTTCTGAAGTCATCACAATTACGCTGCTTTTTCATCTGAGTGGTTTTAGGACTTTTAAACATTTTTATATTTATTATGTGCAAAAACATATGACACAAGATTTCCCCCAAACTGTTTCCTATAATCGCTTTGTAGAATTAATGCAGTCTGCATTGATGCCTATGACGCTATTTGCAAAAACCTGTTGTTTAGGAACTTGCACAGGAATATCTTTTGTAGACAGCACACCAATAAGAGTTTGTAAAAATAAAAGGATAAAACGGAACAAAGTGTTCAAAGATATTGCTACCACAGGAAAATCTACCATGGGTTGGTTTCATGGTTTCAAACTTCATATCATCATCAATGACAAAGGTGAACTTTTAAGTTTTTGTGTAACACAGGCAAATGTTGATGATAGAGAACCGTTGAAAAATGAATCTTTTTTACAGTCTATTTTTGGGAAGTTGCTCGGAGATAAAGGTTATATCAGCGAAAAATTGACCCAATTATTATTTGTAGATGGAATTCAATTAATCACCAGTTGGAAAAAACATCTATTTTATTTTTCAACAAATCTCTAG